tggcaaggagttccacaggttgactgtgtcttgtgtaaaaaaatatttccttttgtttgttttaaacctgctgcctattaatttcatttggtgacccctagtttttgtgttatgaggagtaaataacacttccttaattactttctccacaccaatcttgattttatagacctctatcatatcctcccttagttgtcttttttccaagctgaaaagtcccagtcttattaatcgctcctcatatggcagatgctccatacccctaatcatttttgttgcccttttctgaaccttttccaagtccaatatatcttttttgagatcaggcgatcacatctgcacacagtattcaagatgtgggcgtaccatggatttatatagaggcaatatgatattttctgtcttattatctatccctttcctaattattcccaacattctgttaaccaacattctgttagcatctcaaatttaatgtggataaatgtaaagtaatgcacattggaaaaaataaccccaactatacatacaatatgatgggggctaatttagctacaactaatcaggaaagagatcttggagtcatcgtggctagttctctgaagacgtccacgcagtgtgcagcatcagtcaaaaaagcaaccaggagtggtgtggagaaagtgaataaggaaaagttatttacttgttcccataatataagaactaggagccaccaaatgaaattaatgggcaacaagtttaaaacaaataaaaggaagttctttttcacacagcgcacagtcaacctgtggaactccttgcttgaggaggttgtggtacattggtagatgtgcaggtgaacgagcctctaatgatgtggctgatgtgattaggtcctatgatggtgtcccttgaaaagatatgtggacagagctggcaatgggctttgttgcaaggataggttcctgggttagtgtttttgttgtgtggtgtgtggttgctggtgtgtatttgcttcaggttggggtgcTGTATGTAAGCGAGAACTGGCCTGTCTCACAAGATCTGCGatagtgagggatcgtccttcaggataggttgtagattttTGATggtgcgctggagaggttttagttgggggctgaaggtgatggctagtggtgttctgttactttctttgttggccctgtcctggagtaggtatcatctgcaaattttgctacctcactgtttacccctttttccagatcatttatggacatgttgaataggactgggcccagtacagacccctgagggccaccactatttacctctcttcattctgaaaactgaccatttattcctaccctttgtttcctatcttttaaccagttaccaatccatgagagaaccttccctcttatcccatgacagcttactttgcttaagagcctttggtgagggaccttgtcaaaggctttctaaaaatctaagtacactatatccactggatcccccttgttcacatgcttgttgaccccctcagagagttctagtagattggtgaggcatgatttccctttaaaaaaccatgttgactcttcccccacaaattatgttcatctacgtgtctgacaattttgttctttactatagtttcaaacagtttgcccggtactgaagtgtggcttactggcctgtaattgctgggatcacctctggagcccgttttaaaaattggcatcacattagctatcctccagtcatttggtacagaagctgatttaaatgataggttacagacaacagttagtagtcctgcaatttcacatttgaattccttcagaacgcttgggtgataccatctggtcctggtgactttttactgtttagtttatcaatttgttccaaaacctcctctaatgacacctcaatctgggacagtttctcagatttgtcacctaaaaagaatggctcaggtttgggaatctccctctcatcctcagccgtgaatacaaatgcaaagaattcatttcatTTCTCCGCAATGGcgttatcgtccttgagtgctccttcagcatctcgatcatccaatggccccactggttgtttagcaggcttcctgcttctgatgtacttaaaaaagggtttgctattactttttgagtctttggctaactgttcttcaaattcttctttggccttcctaattatagtttacacttcatttgccagagttgatgctcctttctattttcctaactaggatttaacttccactttttgaaggatgcctttttgtctctcactgcttctcttactttgttgtttagccacagtggctcttttttggttctcttactatgttttttaatttggggtatacatttaagttgagcctctattatggtgtcttttaaaagtttccatgcagcttgcagggattttacttttggtgttgtaccttttaatttctgtttaattaacgtcctcatttttgtgtagttcccctttctgaaattaaatgctaccatgttgggctgctgtggtgttttccccgccaaagggatgttaaatttaattatattatggtcactattaccaagcggtccagctatattcacctcttggacctgatcctgcactgcacttaggactaaatcaagaattgggtctcctctggtgggtttcgggactagctgctccaagaagcagtcatttaaggtgtcaagaaactttatctcagcatcccttcctgaggtgacatgttcccagtcaatgtggggatagttgaaatcccccattattattgagttttttattttaatagtctctctaatctccctgagcatttcacagtcaccatcaccatcctggtcaggtggtcggtaatatatccctaccgctatattcttattattagcatggaattactatccatagagatcccatggtacagtttggttcatttaggatttttacttcatttgattctaagCTTTCTTTCCCatgtagtgccactcccccaccagcacgacctgttctgtccttctgatatattttgtaccctggtattactgtgtcccattgattatcctcattccaccaagtttctgtgatgcctattatatcaatatcctcatttaatacgaggcactctagttcacccatcttattattgaaacttctagcattggtatataagcactttaaaaacctgTCACTTTTTAGCGTTGCATGATGTAAttaaatgagactttttttcatttgactgtgtctcatcagatcctacctgtattttatcatcttccatactctcctccttactaggacataaaAAATCTCCATTAGTAGATCCTCCCTTaggggatgtctctgtccgaaccacgtgctcctccgcatctgttggctttcccccagcacagaggctgtcagaccgggggtgggaccattccactgtgtcccggaaagtctcatctgtgtacctctctgtctcccttagcgcctccagctcagccactctggtctccaaagcccatacaCGGTCTCCGAGGGCCAGGGGCTCCTTGCACCGGATGCACACATACggcacccgcccacagggcaggtaatcagacatgctgcattgggtgcaataaactgggtagcccccactctgttgctggacttctgcctgcattctccttTTACTCCTAAAGCTTGTTCCTTTCTtgaggttttgtttttatcagggggtgttttGGGTTTAAGTTTAAAGGAGTTTAAGGAATGTAATGTGTATCTagccccccacactcccactccccctgtaaactcccttgCTAagctcccctgttagccgctcctgttcgctagctcgaGTCATTTCAGGGTGCCCCTTTGTACCAACCTCCCCGTTCTTTGTCTCTGGCGTCTCCCCGCTCCCAGACGCTCCTGAGTCACTGGGACAGGGCGCTGGCTTACAGCAAGCATCAGCATGGTCAGAGATCGGTCAGGATCCCCCAGGGCAGCCCAGAAGTGAGGCAGCTTCCAAGCATGTGAAGAGCCAAATGTGGCAGGTTGCTGGTCTGCTGCACAGGGCATCAGCACAGCTCGGACCCCAGTCAGAGGGACTCCGCAGTCCCCTGTGTGCCATGGAGGAGACGGACGGACTGTGCAGCTCGTGGGTCTCTGGGGGACGGGGCGCTTTATCGGAAGGATCAAGGGTTTGTTGGTGTGTAGGGTGTGGCGCACGGCATGGATCCACATTCCCACAAGCCCTTTACACCTCTCACCCTGACAAGTAGCCCTGGGCCTTATATCTTATATACCACCCCTCCAATCCCTTAGTTTTCTCCCAGGCACGGGAGAGCAGAGTCCCTCcttggaaaggggaaaaaaacacagagGTAATGAATTCTGCTGAGTTTGCTTTATTGCACAGACAGGTGGGGAGTCAGCGATGCTGTCAGGAGCCCTGCAAATGGAGGATGAGACGAGACTGTGGCTCCATGCAGGGATCTGCTGGTGGGAACTAAATGCTAAAGGTCTTCTCTTTCCTTGGCCTCATCTTGTGACTTGCATTCTCCATAATGCACAAAGCAAAGACTTCCAAGGTATTCACTGGAGGGAAAGACAGAGACACAGAACTCAGGGCTGCAACCCTTATGGACAGCGAGAGCAAAGCATTTGTCAAGGCCCCAGTATGTGACATTAACCAGAGCTTATTGGCTGACAGGAAAAATTACACTGAGATAGTCGACCCAGCCTCTAGGAGGTAAAGAAACAGACGCAGGCAGGGCCTTGAATTACCTCACAATTGTATTTTAGTTTTTGTTAATGGGCCGTTTATTCTGATACTTACTAGACTGATGAACAAAAGACACATTTGTTGCCATATGTCTTGCCATCAGTGCCACAGATAGGGTTGTACTCCCTGGTGCAGCCTTCTGGAGGCTCCTTGAACTCACTGCAGAAACCCTACAAAGAACATTAGTGTTGCTATTAGAGTTAttgtctgcatttcagtggtgcccCGACGCCCCACTCGCCTTTGAACACAGAGGGAGGGACACTCCCTGCCCCTGGGAGCTCGCAGTACCTACTCCTGTCCCTTGTCTCCACTGACGTTCTGATGAACCGACTCCCCAATTCCCCTCTCGctgccaggaggagccgagcccgtCTCCCTGGTGTAAGAGACGTTTCTGAACCCACAGCACATGGTGTGTGAGCGAAGGGGCATCTCCGTAGGCATCAGATGCTAATCTGACATTACCGGGTACAAGCTGGACTGATGAACATCTGTGtgccctcaattctccaacctggggtgccttttacactgctttgctaggAAAGCAACCACTCCTGttcctgctcacacacagcctccagcatgtacaGCTCAGAGTAATTTACGTTATGAGTGCTTtggccagccactcttgaattacactgcagggaAATACTAGCAAACTTCCAGTCCCAGACtctcccccagaaatgtgtgtcttgtagtgcccagcaccctcctgaacaatacaagctcatataaatctgtcattttattaatagaaaatgaaatgcacaaatcctgttgtctcaaatggagttttccaaacacttcaatccaaacacactgctttacataaaacaataaaacaagtttcttatctacagaaagatagattttaagtgattacaagtaacgAGGCATCAAAGTCAGAATTGGCTAcgagaaaataaaagcaaaacgccaCTAATGCCTGACTTatcaagctaagtgaattcaaagcgaaaggtctctctcaccaaatgcttcagcagtcttactggctgtcCTTTCcgccaggacccctcccccagtcccgTGTTACTTTCCTTGTCCTTCAGGTGTTGGTGATGTCgtgggcagagagaaagggaggagtaaCTTGGGGCGTTTGTTCCCCATTCTTATATTTTCCCCTCTTCTTTGAGCATCATCTCTAGCTGGGATTCATGCGACAGAAAGTTTGTGGGGATGGGAACCTCCAGCTGTTCCTTTGCCAACAAGTAAATTTCTTGCTCACAACTTTTtacctgccaaagaatggccacatAACCAcatgatggtccatttgattaTGTTGagacctggctgaggcatcagtttgtcTTTTGTCTCTCATTTATGGCTGTTTTCCCAGACTGGGAACATGTCTTAtagagtagaatcttataactttacatacaatgttgcctcACATACTTaacaggacaataatgttcagcacaTTATGAGTGTTCGaaaatacctcacaaggcatactttgtacaaaatttatcatagtcttgtaaaaggggtgaatataggggtacagactgtcacacctGGTCTAAGAGAAAGAGCATCTCCACAGGCAGCAGATGTTCAAATATAAAaaccctcatgggggagggtcccagagcccgaacatctacacagccatttttagccctgcagcccacgccccccaagctcaagtcagctgatccGGTCCAGCCATGGACTGGCCCTGGGTCTttgttccagtgtagacatacccatgggtTCTCAGCCCCAGAGATTCACTCTCCCCTGGCTAGGGCATGGGGTACAGTCTACTTCTGCTCTGAGTCATCTGCTCTCATAGGTTTCTAACCAGAAATCTCTAAAACCAGAGATTGGGGAAAGTGACTATTAATGAACAGGGAGAGTTCGACTTACCGTACCAGCCTTTCCAGCAGCATCTGGAACAAAACATACAGACAGAATGAGACTCTTTCagattctctctcccttcctggtgCTGGGGTTATCGATGTCCCTAGTTCTGACCAAGTCTCTCTCTGTACTTTTATACAGAGCCTTTTCAAATGTTCTGGTACGGGGTTGTGCCACTAGGGATGTCAGCTCTTGTACCACCTGTATTCACTGAATTGAGATCACAAAGGAGGAACCTGCAAACGTTCCTGGGGCTTTCCATAGTGATCCTATTCTAGGCAGGTGTCTCCTCTACAGGATCTCACCCTCGcctttgggggaggtggggagtttCCTACTTTTCCAGGAACTTCTGAGAAGATCTCAGTGCTATTTGTTTTAACCCTTCTCCTTCTGGATGAAGGGTAACATTGTATCTACTCATTAAATTCAGtgaaagggttcagaaaacaTTCATGTTGTCAGCAAGACAATCTTAAAAATGCAcagaactttctttctttctttctttagagTTTCATGGGGGATCAGTTCAACCATGTAGCGGGATCATGGCTGTGTTAAGCCACCCATAATAAAACAACACCCACATGTTGATCACATCTTTAGCTTTTGAAACACAGGCCCCTGCCACTTGAGCTGAAGAAATCGCTCTGTTAGCTGCCAGCGCCATAATACTCTGATGTTCTTTCAAAACTACACCCAGCCAACAGAGGCCAAAAAatgtccattgacatcagtggtagCAGGATTACACCCCAAACTATCCACAACAAAAGTGGTTAATGGCTTTGCTTTAAAACGCCTGTTATGGAGTACTGCATTTCAGAGGCATTTCATACCACAGCCACTTTTCTGTCATTCGGTTCACCTGTTCTCAACAGGCTGTCTGGTCCATTCATTGACACTGTCTGGCGCTGGCCTCTGACATTGGACTCCACTTCAGGTGTCTTTGTTGTTCCCTGATCTGTCTTTAAGTGTGAGGGGTTTCCTGGTTCTGCTTCTTGGTCCTGCTCATTAGAGGCTCTGTTGGGAAACTTGTGATCTGGGTCTTCAGGGGTTAATTTTCAAAGAGCCAACCTAGAGCAACAGGGATTGAATTGTGCCTCGCTGCCTTCGGGAGCAGCcggctttgtctctctctgtgttttgggTTCTTGTACATTAAGGTTCTGGATTCTGAGAAATCATGTTGTATTACATTAAAAGGATCCAGAAAAAGAGTTTTACATTTTACTCTAACATCCGTTTGGATGGTGTGAACATAACACTGCACACTCCGCCATGTACCTTACAACAGGCTGTCTGGTCCATTCATTGACACTGCCTGAAAAATACCAGAACACTAAAGGTTGTGTCTCAGCAGGTGTTTTGCAGGATCCAGGATCTCATGGGCAGCCATAAAAACCTCAGCAGCttttgactctctctctctttctccattaTTTGAGTGTCTCTTCGAGTTAAGCCATAGCACAGAATTACATCAGCAATTACACAATTCTAATGAGATGTTTCATTCGGAACAGGTCTGACTGTTTGTTAATGAAACTGTATCCAATTGACGAAGATATCAGCCCCCCAAGTGAAGATTATCTGTATTAAGGAGCTATGGATAACGGGATCATCCAGCATTACAAGGTAGGGATTTAACCAAAAAAAGCAAGTGTTTGGAGAGGATCTAAATCTTCCAGTTTCTACTTTGGCAATGCCATAGAGCTTGTCATGCTAATAAAGTATCATTGAATTGAATTAATTCAGGGCATGAAGCAACTCCTAAGTAATACAAGGTAAGAAGAAATTTTTGCTGTGGGAAGCTTCTCTCAGAACTGCCGAGGGCCTTGTACGTCGCTCTAAATACACTGGCATAGGCTAGTGTTGGAAACAGAGATTGGATAGCTGGGCGCCAGGTCTGATCCCGGGTGGGAATTTTTGACTCCTGATGGTAAGGTGACTAGataaaaagtgtgaaaaatccggaCGGGAATGGGGgctaataggcacctatataagaaaaagccccgaatattgggaTTGGCCCTATAAAATCAGTACAATTGGTCACCGTACCTGATGGCCTCTTTGTGGAGTTTCATAATAAACAATGACaggaattaaaattatttaagcaACTGGATCAAGAATTTTACTGCCAACCACCTCAACCTCAACAAAATAATCAGAAAACAACCAGAACGGTGAATGAGAAGAAATTCAGAAAGAAAGGGGATTCCATGGATGTTTGGTTTCTAGGAGCTGTGAATCTTTTCAGCTGCCTCGGTTTCTGGCAGAGTCAGTGATatcccagcccagagagaacCCCGGGAACAGCCCTTCCGAGCTCTGGGATCGGTGCAGGGAGGTTAGAGCTCCTAGAATCAGCTCAATGTCCAGGCTGTGCAGTGGCATCTCAGAAATAAACCAGCTGCTCCTGGAATCAGCCACTGTGGGGATGTGCGAACCCCTGTATAGATCAGAGTGAGGCTGGCCCCGACCTTTCAGGGGGGGCAGAGGTATCAGAGCAGGGCTCAGCACAGGCTACAGCAAAAGTGACTCACCTGAGTAGAAGCAGCAAAGTGCCAGAGCAAAGAGCAGAACGGTCCCTGTTATCTTCATGGCGGACGTGGCTGTCTGGTCTGCACTGGGCTCTTGGGGCTCTGCTCCCTTAGTAaaccccacagacagagccccgctatATATAGGGTGTCGGAGAACCCACCTTCATTGTGACATCATCCTAAATAGTCACTCACAACTCCGGCAACCGGAAGCAAAGCTCTCGAGGGGAATGCCAAGTTGTGAACAATGTTTCCTCCACAAAAAGTTTCCAGGATAAGTTGGAGGAGCTTACAAGTCACACCCTTGATTTGGTGAATAATGGAGTAGTTATGTGGGCTGAGTGCTCACCATGGTGCACATGGGCACCCAAACCTGGATATGCCTGTTTGTCATGACTGCGAGTGCAGAACATATTGGTCATGCTGCACGTTAAAGGCACTGATCCAACCAAGCACCTGATACTTACCGTTTTACCAGCCTCTTTTGGCCAGACTCTGCAGTAGGTCCCAGCAGCAGGGGTGTGGTGCGGTGAGACTCAccggcacagcgcctcctgctggttgtctcgggaattagctcttccagcccagagcgccctctgccggctgatgtctcgcctgccgctggcccccatgtccctcccggaccccggtgccctttgcccaggggttctgcccaccgcagcaacccacaatctgggtctccccacccaggggaacccccaatcccctatctccacctcacctcagtggctactgccagtctccatttagcccccgctcactggggcagacggccGTCTGTGAACccctcatcatcggcaaggggggttggaccagctgcgtCTGCCTatccccaggctgcccctctgcagccctagtacccctttgtgggcccttaactcggcctgcagcctggggctttgctaggctggagctccccagctccctctgcccttccccagcactgctccgccCTAGgtcccctcctcagctcccaggcagccaggtccttctctctctgaaagctagagagagagtctgtctcgggcctggtctacactaagcgtttatgtcgaatttagcgccgttaaatcgaattaaccctgcacccgtccacaccacgaggctatttagttcgacatagagggctcttaaattcgacttctgtactcctccccaacgaggggagtagcgctaaattcgacatggccatatcgaattaggcttggtgtggatggaaatcgacggtaatagctccgggagctatcccacagtgcaccactctgttgacgctctggacagcagtccgagctcggatgctctgaccagccacacaggaaaagacccgggaaaatttgaattccttttcctgtctgggcagtttgaatctcatttcctgtttggacatcgtggcgagctcagcagcagtggcaacgatgcagagctctccagcagagttggccgtgcaatcccagaatagaaagagggccccagcatggactgatcgggaagtcttggatctgatcgctgtgtggggcgaggagtccgtgctttccgagctgcgctccaaaagacggaacgcaaagatctatgagaagatctctaaagccatggcagagagaggatacagccgggatgcaacgcagtgccgcgtgaaaatcaaggagctgagacaaggctaccagaagaccaaagaggcaaacggatgctccggatcccagccccacacatcccgtttctacgaggcactgcattccatccttggtgcagccgccaccactaccccaccactgaccgtggactctgaggatgggatattgtccacggccggttcctcggacatgttagcggacggggaagatgaggaaggagatgaggaggacgaggcagtcggcagcgcttaccaagctgatttccccg
Above is a window of Emys orbicularis isolate rEmyOrb1 chromosome 8, rEmyOrb1.hap1, whole genome shotgun sequence DNA encoding:
- the LOC135882086 gene encoding ovomucoid-like, translated to MKITGTVLLFALALCCFYSDAAGKAGTGFCSEFKEPPEGCTREYNPICGTDGKTYGNKCVFCSSVYEYLGSLCFVHYGECKSQDEAKEREDL